The following coding sequences are from one Lolium rigidum isolate FL_2022 chromosome 6, APGP_CSIRO_Lrig_0.1, whole genome shotgun sequence window:
- the LOC124660681 gene encoding probable protein phosphatase 2C 1, which yields MAASTASRLWLPRPTASSPCPRPPPRLSRFSPLRAAKLESVLSIGTHVIPHPRKVETGGEDAFFVGDDGGGVFAIADGVSGWAEKNVNPALFSRELMANSSTFLKDEEVNHDPQVLLMKAHAATSSTGSATAIIAMLEKTGTLKIASVGDCGLKVIRKGQVMFSTCPQEHYFDCPYQLSSEAIGQTYKDALVCTVHLMEGDIIVSGSDGFFDNIFDQEILAVISESPGIDESAKALAELARKHSVDVRFDSPYSMEARSRGFDVPWWKKLLGAKLTGGKMDDITVIVAQVNIVVIPDDEGAIVEREKGAEKVTVAATATASAEQKG from the exons ATGGCGGCCTCCACTGCCTCCCGACTCTGGCTCCCGCGTCCCACCGCATCTTCCCCCTGTCCTCGCCCTCCGCCTCGACTGTCGCGATTCTCTCCTCTCCGCGCTGCCAA GCTGGAATCTGTGTTATCTATTGGAACTCATGTAATCCCTCACCCAAGAAAG GTTGAGACTGGAGGTGAAGATGCTTTCTTTGtgggcgatgatggtggtggagtaTTTGCCATTGCGGATGGTGTTTCAGG ATGGGCAGAAAAGAATGTCAATCCAGCTCTATTTTCTCGAGAGCTTATGGCAAACAGCTCTACTTTTCTCAAGGATGAAGAG GTCAATCATGATCCTCAGGTTCTTCTAATGAAGGCTCATGCTGCAACTTCTTCCACTGGATCTGCCACAGC AATCATCGCAATGCTAGAGAAGACTGGGACTCTGAAAATTGCAAGTGTGGGAGATTGTGGCTTGAAAGTTATTCGAAAAG GACAAGTGATGTTCTCTACATGCCCTCAAGAACATTACTTTGATTGTCCATACCAGTTAAGCTCCGAGGCAATTGGTCAAACATATAAGGATGCACTG GTTTGCACTGTACATCTTATGGAGGGTGATATCATAGTTAGTGGCTCAGATGGATTTTTTGACAACATCTTTGATCAAGAGATTCTTGCTGTCATTTCTGAGTCTCCAGGGATAGATGAATCTG CGAAAGCTTTGGCGGAGCTTGCGAGAAAACATTCAGTGGATGTAAGATTTGATTCACCCTATTCGATGGAGGCACGGAGTAGG GGTTTTGATGTTCCTTGGTGGAAGAAGCTACTTGGAGCCAAGTTAACAG GTGGTAAGATGGATGACATTACGGTCATTGTCGCTCAAGTGAATATAGTGGTGATCCCAGATGATGAG GGTGCCatagttgaacgggagaaaggagctGAAAAGGTCACTGTCGCTGCAACTGCAACTGCATCAGCTGAACAGAAGGGATGA
- the LOC124663184 gene encoding DEAD-box ATP-dependent RNA helicase 18-like: MASSSSASPATAAARKKRALTEQRFSELSPAISPEVVEALKRGGFRRCTPVQAATIPLLLSHKDVAVDAATGSGKTLAFVVPVVEMLRRLPSPPKPHQVLGIIISPTRELSSQIYNVAQPFFATLKGVSSILLVGGLDIKAELKKVEEEGANILVGTPGKLFDIMERLDSLEYKNLEILILDEADRLLDMGFQKQVTSIISKLPKLRRTGLFSATQTEAVEELAKAGLRNPVRVQVKTEAKDAAQQDLGPSKTPLGLRLEYMICEPSKKSSQLVDFLVHNNGKKIMVYFATCACVDYWSVVLPMLNLLKGSPVIPYHGKMKQGPREKALASFSALSSGILVCTDVAARGLDIPHVDLIVQYDPPQDPNVFIHRAGRTARYDQEGDAIVFLLPTEDSYVEFLKLRGVPLMERECSSDIVDIVPQIRAAASEDRNIMEKGLRAFVSFVRSYKEHHCSYIFNWKGLEVGKLAMEYGLLQIPSMPEVKHNNLSLKGFMPVSNVNFSQIKFKDKTREKQRQKVLKRKAEELAQEPPEPERRVREKPLKPKRKQTGKQRQTIQTKEDMDELTHEYRLLKKLKKGVIDEDEYEKLTGFGDSDGGGSSDGEDKGKERRRKVQKKLKQRGGKTRGGSARKFDGKSSKLKSRRK, encoded by the exons atggcctcctcctcctccgcctcgccggcgacggcggccgcCAGGAAAAAGCGCGCGCTGACGGAGCAGCGATTCTCGGAGCTGTCCCCGGCCATTTccccggaggtggtggaggcccTGAAGCGCGGCGGCTTCCGGCGGTGCACGCCGGTGCAGGCGGCGACCATCCCGCTGCTGCTGTCGCACAAGGACGTGGCCGTCGACGCCGCCACCGGCTCCGGCAAGACCCTCGCcttcgtcgtccccgtcgtcgagATGCTCCGCCGCCTCCCCTCGCCCCCCAAGCCCCACCAG GTGCTGGGCATCATCATCTCCCCGACGAGGGAACTGTCGTCGCAGATATACAACGTGGCGCAGCCCTTCTTCGCGACGCTCAAGGGCGTGTCGTCCATCCTGCTGGTCGGCGGGCTGGACATCAAGGCGGAGCTCaagaaggtggaggaggagggcgccaACATACTGGTCGGCACTCCCGGGAAGCTCTTCGACATAATGGAGCGCCTGGACTCCCTGGAGTATAAGAATCTCGAG ATACTGATCCTGGATGAGGCAGATAGGCTCTTGGACATGGGCTTCCAGAAGCAGGTCACCTCGATTATTTCAAAGTTACCGAAGCTGAGGAGAACCGGGCTGTTCTCCGCTACACAGACTGAGGCTGTCGAGGAGCTGGCAAAAGCAGGGTTGAGGAATCCCGTGAGGGTCCAGGTTAAGACGGAGGCCAAGGATGCTGCTCAGCAAGATCTTGGTCCCTCCAAGACGCCGCTGGGGCTCCGGTTGGAG TACATGATATGTGAACCATCAAAGAAATCATCACAACTTGTTGATTTCCTTGTGCACAACAACGGAAAGAAAATCATGGT CTATTTTGCAACATGTGCCTGTGTAGATTACTGGTCTGTTGTTCTTCCAATGCTCAACTTACTTAAAGGTTCTCCAGTAATACCTTACCATGGAAAGATGAAACAG GGCCCTCGTGAGAAAGCTCTGGCGTCATTTTCTGCTCTTTCAAGTGGTATTTTAGTCTGCACTGATGTTGCAGCAAGGGGTCTTGACATACCACATGTTGATCTAATTGTGCAG TACGATCCACCTCAAGATCCCAATGTTTTCATACATAGAGCAGGTCGCACTGCCCGCTATGATCAAGAAGGAGATGCTATTGTATTTCTCTTGCCGACG GAGGATTCTTATGTTGAATTCTTAAAGCTTCGAGGTGTACCTCTCATGGAAAGGGAGTGTTCCAGTGATATTGTAGATATTGTGCCACAG ATCAGAGCAGCTGCATCAGAAGATCGTAATATCATGGAAAAGGGGCTTCGAGCTTTTGTATCATTTGTTCGTTCATACAAGGAGCATCACTGCTCGTACATTTTCAATTGGAAAGGACTTGAAGTAGGAAAGCTGGCCATGGAGTATGGCTTACTTCAGATCCCATCCATGCCAGAAGTGAAGCACAATAATCTTTCACTGAAGGGATTTATGCCTGTCAGCAACGTCAACTTTTCACAAATCAAGTTCAA GGACAAAACTCGAGAGAAGCAACGCCAGAAGGTACTGAAAAGAAAAGCGGAAGAGCTAGCTCAAGAGCCACCTGAGCCAGAAAGGAGAGTTCGGGAGAAGCCTCTTAAACCAAAGCGCAAGCAGACGGGCAAGCAGCGACAGACGATCCAGACCAAGGAGGACATGGATGAGCTGACGCACGAGTACCGGCTcctgaagaagctgaagaaggGTGTGATCGATGAGGATGAGTACGAGAAGCTTACCGGGTTCGGAGACTCGGACGGCGGAGGTTCTTCTGATGGGGAGGACAAAGGGAAGGAGAGGCGCAGAAAGGTTCAGAAGAAACTCAAGCAGAGAGGAGGGAAGACGAGAGGAGGGTCTGCCAGGAAATTTGATGGAAAGAGTAGTAAGCTGAAGAGCAGGAGAAAATGA